The DNA sequence TCCGTCAGCTTGAATTTGCTCTTGAGCCAGTTCAGCGCCCGCAACAGATCCTTCTCGACCTCAGTGAAATCGCAGCCCAGCGGATACTCCGGAAACAGGTTTGGATGCCGTGTGGCAATCGCCTGCAAGCGTTGCGGAGTGTTGTCGGCAAAGCGCGGATCGAGACGGAAATCCTTCGGCAGTTTGCCGACCTTCTGCGCCTGTTCGATCAGGCCCTGCTGGAAGCGTGAGTCGCTGATATTGAGCAGCGCTTCGATCACCACCGCATCCGGCTTGCCGCGTAGATCGGCGATGCCGTACTCCGTTACCACGATGTCGCGCAGATGCCGTGGAATCGTGCAATGGCCGTACTCCCAGACAATGTTCGAACTGACATCTCCGCCGGATTCACGCCAGCTGCGCAGCAGCAGAATCGACCGCGCATCGTGCAGCGCATGGCCCTGGGCAACGAAGTTGTATTGCCCGCCGACGCCGCTGAGCACCCGCCCGTCTTCCAGCTGATCCGCCACCCCCGCACCCAGCAGGGTCATGGTGAACACGGTGTTGATGAACCGCGCATCGAGACGTTGCAGGCGCTTGAGCTCTTCCTGACCGTACAGCTCGTTGATGTAGCTGATGCGGGTCATGTTGAACTCAAGGCGTTTACTTAGCGGTAACTCACGCAAGCGCTCATAGAAACTGCGCGGCCCAAGGAAGAAACCACCGTGGATCGACAGACCGTCGGTTTGCGCCGCCTCGTCGAGCGTCCCGGCGTTGGCCTGCTCCTGGGTCTGTACATCCGGGTAGACCTTGCGCCGGATGATCCCGGCTTCGGCCAGCACCAGCAGGCCGTTGACGAACATTTCGCTGCAACCGTACAGGCCCTTGGCGAACGGCTCGATGCCGCCCTCGCGTTCGATCAATTGCGCCCACTGGCTGAGGTTCACATCGGCCAGCAAGTCCTGATATCCGGCGTTGTCAGCCTGACGCGCCAGCAACGCAGCGGTCAGCGCATCGCCCATCGAACCGATGCCGATCTGCAAGGTGCCGCCATCGCGCACCAGCGTACTGGCGTGCAAACCGATGAAGTGATCCTGAAACCCGACGGGCATGTTCGGCGTGGAAAACAGCGTGCTGCTGTCCTTCTCGTCAATCAGCAGGTCGAAGGTGTCGATGTCGACTTCGGCGTCGCCGGGCATATACGGCAATTCGGTGTGCACCTGACCGACCAGCAGAATGGTCTCCCCCGCCGCCCGGCGTTTGGCGATCATCGGGAAC is a window from the Pseudomonas gozinkensis genome containing:
- a CDS encoding acetyl-CoA hydrolase/transferase family protein produces the protein MVQLCSIEQAVDDVLARLPAHIHMGLPLGLGKPNPFVNALYRRVAGLPERQLTIYTALCLGRPALGDGLQKRFIEPFVERVFGDYPELEFLADLHRDSLPINIRIEQFFMQPGSLLNSAPAQQDYVSSNYSHAARDINAAGLNLVAQLLASSSEHPDRLSLSCNPDITLDLFPMIAKRRAAGETILLVGQVHTELPYMPGDAEVDIDTFDLLIDEKDSSTLFSTPNMPVGFQDHFIGLHASTLVRDGGTLQIGIGSMGDALTAALLARQADNAGYQDLLADVNLSQWAQLIEREGGIEPFAKGLYGCSEMFVNGLLVLAEAGIIRRKVYPDVQTQEQANAGTLDEAAQTDGLSIHGGFFLGPRSFYERLRELPLSKRLEFNMTRISYINELYGQEELKRLQRLDARFINTVFTMTLLGAGVADQLEDGRVLSGVGGQYNFVAQGHALHDARSILLLRSWRESGGDVSSNIVWEYGHCTIPRHLRDIVVTEYGIADLRGKPDAVVIEALLNISDSRFQQGLIEQAQKVGKLPKDFRLDPRFADNTPQRLQAIATRHPNLFPEYPLGCDFTEVEKDLLRALNWLKSKFKLTEILDLGKAALDAPEASTFPEHLERMQLTNPEGLKEDLYQRLLLTGLKATAQ